Part of the Cloacibacterium caeni genome is shown below.
CCTATAAAAAAAAGTACACCAGCACTTAAAACTTTTAATTTCCCATTCATATTAACAATATTTAATATTATTGGAGGCAAAAATGTTAATTAATTTTAACATAACCAAATATTAAATATGTTAAATTTTATGCAATGACAATTAAATTTCATTAATTAAAAATTATCTTTTAAATCAAATCATTAATAAGTGTTTAATTTTAATTATTTTATAGTCAAAACATGATTACAATGGTTTTTTTTAAAAATTCATCAATAATAATAAATTTTATTTAGAATTATTATAAATAGAGTTCAGTTCATAAAAAATCCCGATATTACTCGGGATTTGCTATTGTAAATAAACTATTTAAGTTTTTTCTTTACTTCTATTTCTTCATAGACTTCTAAGATATCACCTACTTCTATGTCATTATAGCCTTTAATGTTAAGACCACACTCATAACCCTTGGTAACTTCTTTTACATCGTCTTTGAAACGTTTTAGAGATTCTAATTCACCATCGAATTTTACAATTCCATCGCGGAGAAGTCTAATTTTAGAATTACGGGTTACTTTTCCGTTTAGAACCATACAACCAGCAATAGTACCCACTTTAGAAATCTTGAATGTTTCTCTAATTTCAACATTACCTATTACTTGTTCTCTGATTTCTGGAGAAAGCATACCTTCCATCGCTTCTTTTACATCGTCTATTGCTGCATAGATAATAGAATAAGTTCTGATTTCTATTTCTTCTCTGTCTGCCAATTCTTTTGCATTAGCACCAGCTCTTACATTAAATCCTATCATAATAGCATCTGATGCTGCAGCTAATAATACGTCTGATTCAGTGATTTGACCAACTCCTTTGTGAATAATATTCACGCTGATTTCGGCAGTAGAAAGTCTTTGTAACTGATCAGAAAGTGCTTCTACAGAACCGTCCACGTCTCCTTTTAGGATAATGTTCAATTCTTTGAAATCACCTAGAGCAATTCTTCTTCCTAATTCATCTAAAGTAAGGTGTTTTTTAGTTCTGATAGTTTGTTCTCTCTGTAATTGTTCACGCTTGTTCGCAATAGATTTCGCTTCTCTTTCGTCTTCGTAAACTTTAAATTTATCACCAGCAGTTGGAGCACCATCTAAACCTAAAATCGTTACAGGAATGGAAGGACCTGCTTCAGTAAGCTGTCTTCCTCTTTCATCTAGCATAGCTTTAATCTTACCATGGTTTTTACCGGCTACTACATAATCTCCTACTCTAAGTGTACCAGCTTGTACCAATACAGTAGAAACATATCCTCTTCCTTTATCTAAAGATGCTTCAATGATTGCACCAGTTGCATTTTTATTAGGATTAGCTTTTAATTCTAACATTTCTGCTTGAAGCAATACTTTTTCTAATAATAAGTCTACATTATTACCAAATTTTGCAGAAATTTCTTGTGCTTGTACATTTCCTCCCCATTCTTCAACTAGAATATTCATTCCAGAAAGTTGTTGACGAATATTGTCTGGATTAGCATTTGGTTTATCTACTTTATTGATGGCAATAATCATAGGAACACCTGCCGCTTGTGCGTGAGCAATTGCTTCTTTGGTTTGTGGCATTACATCATCATCCGCAGCTACTACAATAATTACGATGTCTGTAACCTGTGCTCCTCTCGCTCTCATCGCTGTAAAGGCTTCGTGACCTGGTGTATCTAAGAATGTAATTTTTTGCCCTCCTTCTAATTTCACATTGTATGCACCGATATGCTGTGTAATACCTCCAGATTCACCAGCAATTACATTGGTTTTTCTGATGTAGTCTAATAATGAAGTTTTACCGTGGTCTACGTGTCCCATTACGGTCACAATAGGAGCTCTTGGTAATAAATCTTCTTCAGTATCTTGTACTTCTTCTTCAGATTCTGCTTCTAAATCTGCATCTGCAAATTCTATTTTGTAACCAAATTCATCAGCCACTAAAGTAAGTGTATCTGCTTCTAATCTTTGGTTCATGGTAACCATTACACCTAAAGAGAAACATGCAGAAATTACTTCTGTAGCACTTACATCCATTAAGGATGCCAACTCTGAAACAGTGATAAATTCAGTAACACGAAGTGTTCTGTCTGCTGCTTCTAGCTCTTGCTGCAATTCATCCTGCTCTCTACGGTAGGTTCTCTTTTCTTTTCTATA
Proteins encoded:
- the infB gene encoding translation initiation factor IF-2, with the translated sequence MPKIRLNKAVKEFNISMSRLVEFLQSRGFEVESNPNAQLEEAAYAALEAEFARDSEQRKASHEVVISKVPEEKLEIEPKKPEVIKAKAPSIGEARVLGKIELEKPKAEVPAVEPVIAPEEPKKEEIKKEEPKKEEPVELKVLDKIDLSKIESNKPKPSPKKEEKPKQEAPKFEKKELPKPEVKKEQPKAPVKEETTSVKFDEPEKIKTVYQKLDGPKIVSTEKIDLSQFQTRPSKPDPNKKKQRKRINNGPAPTQGQNQQGQGGNNNQQGGDKKPFNRDNNNRPNQGGGNNNQGGANRNRPHSPNYKGGGHKGREKVMPVELSDEQIKNQIKETLEKLTNKGGKSKGSKYRKEKRTYRREQDELQQELEAADRTLRVTEFITVSELASLMDVSATEVISACFSLGVMVTMNQRLEADTLTLVADEFGYKIEFADADLEAESEEEVQDTEEDLLPRAPIVTVMGHVDHGKTSLLDYIRKTNVIAGESGGITQHIGAYNVKLEGGQKITFLDTPGHEAFTAMRARGAQVTDIVIIVVAADDDVMPQTKEAIAHAQAAGVPMIIAINKVDKPNANPDNIRQQLSGMNILVEEWGGNVQAQEISAKFGNNVDLLLEKVLLQAEMLELKANPNKNATGAIIEASLDKGRGYVSTVLVQAGTLRVGDYVVAGKNHGKIKAMLDERGRQLTEAGPSIPVTILGLDGAPTAGDKFKVYEDEREAKSIANKREQLQREQTIRTKKHLTLDELGRRIALGDFKELNIILKGDVDGSVEALSDQLQRLSTAEISVNIIHKGVGQITESDVLLAAASDAIMIGFNVRAGANAKELADREEIEIRTYSIIYAAIDDVKEAMEGMLSPEIREQVIGNVEIRETFKISKVGTIAGCMVLNGKVTRNSKIRLLRDGIVKFDGELESLKRFKDDVKEVTKGYECGLNIKGYNDIEVGDILEVYEEIEVKKKLK